The following nucleotide sequence is from uncultured Draconibacterium sp..
AAAGCGGGCAGCGGCTTCAATTATATCCACAAAACAGACACTGGCTTCCTCTAAAAGATAAGCCCAATCGCTGTCGGGATGCGGAAACGTAAGTTGTAAAAACGACTGCGGTTCCCACTCAGCTGGCAAACGCAGACTTTGAACTAGTGAATTATTCATGCTTCTTTTTGTAAACTTCCGGCCTCAAAAATAAAACGAAATTACACAGTTTCATCTTTTGGGTAAAAGTTTCTCTAATCTTTTGTGCGTGCCTGCCGGGTAGCGACGGTTTTAATTAATTACTTTATATTTAAGGCAGATCAAACAAACCAAACAAATGAAAAAATTAATTTTCCCGGCTTTGCTGCTAATATTGCTGGGATGTAGCGGTACAAAAACACAAGAGCTTGTTCAGATTTCTACAATCGACGCTTTATTACAGGGAGTTTACGATGGAAATACAAGCCTGCAAACGCTTTCCGAAAACGGCAATTTTGGTATCGGTACACTTAACGGCCTCGATGGTGAGCTAATTCTACTTGACGGCAATTTCTACCAGGTTCGGGACGATGGGAAAATTTATCAACCCGAATTAAGTGCATGCAGCCCGTTTGCTTCTGTAACTTATTTCAATCCTGAAAAAGAATTACAAGTTGAAGCGCTTTCCTTTATCGGATTAAAAACAAAAATTAACAGCCTGATGCCCGGGAGTAATTTGTTTTTCGGGATAAAACTTAGCGGCAACTTTACGAGCGTTAAAACACGAAGCGTGCCAAAGCAGCAGCAACCTTATCCACCACTGGTTGAAGTTACGGCTAATCAGCCTGAGTTTGAAGCAACAAATGTTTCCGGAACCTTAGTGGGATTTTATTGTCCGCCTTATGTTACCGGACTAAATGTGCCGGGTTATCACCTTCATTTTTTGTCGGGTGAAAAAGATTTTGGCGGCCATTTGCTGGCTTTTGAATTGGAGAGTGGTACTCTTCATTTGGACCAAATCAATAATTTCAAACTAAATCTTCCTGAAGATGAACACTTCCTGAATACCACGCTCGACAAGGATTTAAGTGATGATTTAAAACAGGTTGAGGGGGAGTAGTTTTTCTCAGAAAATGAATTAACTTTTAAACCGTAAAAATTGAAGAGCCAGGAACAGAAGACCAATAAAATTGATACTAACCTTAATACTAAATTATGCGAATCAACATCGTTAGCTGGGTTGAAATTCCGGTAAAACAAATGGCACGTGCCATTAACTTTTACGAAACAGTTTTTAGCGTAGGATTGGAAAAAAATCGTAGCAGGGAATTCGACATGGCCTGGTTCCCCTATTCCGAGGGTCGTTATGGATCGGGGGCGGCACTGGTTCACCACAAAGAGTTTTACCAACCTTCGTCGAACGGAGTGGTTGTTTACCTGGCTTCGCAGGCGGATGATGTAAACGTAGAACTGGAACGGGTGGTAGATGCAGGTGGAAAAATACTGCAGCACAAAAACAAGATCTCCGATGAACACGGATATCTGGCTGTTATTCTCGACACCGAAGGAAACAGGGTTGCACTGCACTCAAGGGAATAACGGACATCATAACAGGAAACCGGAAGAAGGCTGTTGAATCTTCCGGTTTCTTTTTATGCTTTAAGTTTTGTGAGCTGCATGCTGATTGCCCATTACCGGCGTCGATTATTTCGAATCCATTTTTTGAATTATTTCTTTTAGCAGCTGGCTATGCTATTGTTTTAGTTGGATAAACGTATTTACCCATTTAAAAATGAAATACAGAACGGCAACAACCAGTGCTACACAAATAAGAATAGGAAGAAAAATACGTTGTGTTTTATCGTTACAAACGAGTGGGAGTTGAGCTTTTGAAGGAGAAGTTTAATCAGATATACTAAAATCAGTTAAAAACTTACTCCGAAGCAATTATTGAAATAAGTTCCTGGTTTACTTCCCGGTTAAATTCCACCATGTGTTGCTTATTTGTTTGTGAAGCGATTACTTCTGCACGTTTCATTCCTCCGTGGTAAGTTTTGTTAAAAAAACCAAGGCCAACCAGGTAACCGGTAATGTAGAAGCCATTGTAAACCTGAACTCCGGCAAAAGTAAGCACCGATGCATTGATCAAAAAATTGATGATTCCTTCGCCTGATTTACCTGCATACATTTGCCCTGATCCGGGAATAAAACGCGACCAGTTTCTGGCAGCTTTAAGCGATTTTATGCGGGGGCGGTTCTTTTTGCTGTAAAGTTCTTCCGTCAATCGTTTTAGTGTTATTTCTTTTTCAGGCGTAAAATGCTGTAGTTCTATAAACTCAACAAAATTCTGTTCCGCTTCTTCCCATTTATATGTTTCGTGTAACGAAAGAATTTTTACAGGAAGAAAAACACCAAAATTTACACTATCGGAACTGCGATGAAAATATTCGTCGATTTTCCACAAAGCACGGGCGGGTTCATTGTTCAGGTAATAACAAAGTGATTGTTCGTAACAAACAAAACGATACAACGAGTCGTCGGGGTTTGAAAAATAAGTGGTTTGAAGAGCGCTTATTGCACGCCCAAAATCGTTCATTTTCCGATAGCACAATGCTTTTTTATAACGCAGCCAATTCAGGTCGGTTTCAGCATCTCCCTGAAACACCAGACGTTCGTATTCAATCGAGGCTTCGAAATAATTTCCCGAATCAAACAAACTGTCAGCTTTTAACTCTGCCGAATTACTAATCAAAGAAATTCCGCAGAGGAATATGAAGCTGAAAAAGAATCTGATT
It contains:
- the budA gene encoding acetolactate decarboxylase; the protein is MKKLIFPALLLILLGCSGTKTQELVQISTIDALLQGVYDGNTSLQTLSENGNFGIGTLNGLDGELILLDGNFYQVRDDGKIYQPELSACSPFASVTYFNPEKELQVEALSFIGLKTKINSLMPGSNLFFGIKLSGNFTSVKTRSVPKQQQPYPPLVEVTANQPEFEATNVSGTLVGFYCPPYVTGLNVPGYHLHFLSGEKDFGGHLLAFELESGTLHLDQINNFKLNLPEDEHFLNTTLDKDLSDDLKQVEGE
- a CDS encoding VOC family protein, with translation MRINIVSWVEIPVKQMARAINFYETVFSVGLEKNRSREFDMAWFPYSEGRYGSGAALVHHKEFYQPSSNGVVVYLASQADDVNVELERVVDAGGKILQHKNKISDEHGYLAVILDTEGNRVALHSRE